One Glycine soja cultivar W05 chromosome 2, ASM419377v2, whole genome shotgun sequence genomic region harbors:
- the LOC114380184 gene encoding RNA-binding protein 25-like isoform X2: MVRPVFPARPPGAVNIPTISRPPVAGIPAVRPIIPPVVRPVVAPSVTPAEKPQNTVYIGKIAPTVENEFMLSLLQLCGTIKTWKRPQDLSTGTPTSFGFYEFESAEGVLRALRLLTKLNIDGQELKVNVNQAMKENLERYDKTKTENLKNKKTQAGVGEKNEGEQPSNANKDAKADTEPSNKEVLESSNKESHDVANFGIVTDEDREADREALEKISKMIEERLKIRPLPAPSAQLTGDGSVNLTSEQPVKARDGDSVVDTEKNESAENKNEKETNNDNKPTSEHERTESPDRRHDRKSRERDRDRELKREKDRELERYEREAERERVRKEREQRRRVEETERQYETYLKDWEYREREKEKERQYEKEKEKERERKRRKEILYDEEDEDEDSRKRWRRSVIEDKRKKRLREKEDDLVDRQKEEEEIAETKKKAEEEQKQQRDALKLLSEHVVNAGKENMITEEITIEVKSIVAEQDTVADYHHEYHIGDGDSINVINDESIIASVATTDAQSGGNAPTKKLGFGLVGSGKRTSVRSVFHEEDDNEAKKMRPLVPIDYSTEELQAVQPTVSGPTPPNLAAAAEFAKRISSTNFKEEKLDGERDRSRRSNEKSNHRDRSDDGTHNRDENKERIPGRDRDRDHGSEKLRTSDNKRLLDAKQLIDMIPKTKEELFSYEIDWAVYDKHQLHDRMRPWISKKIQEFLGEEETTLIDYIVSSTQEHVKASQMLERLQIILDEEAEMFVLKMWRMLIFEIKKVESGLALRSKS, translated from the exons ATGGTTCGTCCTGTATTTCCTGCACGCCCTCCTGGAGCAGTTAACATACCTACAATATCACGCCCGCCTGTTGCAGGGATCCCTGCAGTTCGCCCAATTATTCCGCCTGTAGTCAGACCTGTGGTAGCCCCTAGTGTTACTCCAGCTGAGAAGCCTCAAAACACAGTTTACATTGGCAAGATTGCACCAACTGTGGAAAATGAGTTCATGCTCTCTCTCCTTCAA ttatgtgGAACTATCAAGACCTGGAAACGTCCTCAGGATTTATCAACTGGAACTCCTACAAGTTTTGGGTTTTATGAGTTTGAGTCTGCAGAAGGGGTTCTTCGTGCCTTGCGTCTCCTTACTAAACTGAATATTGATGGGCAAGAATTGAAG gtCAATGTGAATCAAGCTATGAAAGAAAATCTGGAGCGGTATGATAAGACAAAAACTGAGAACTTGAAGAACAAAAAAACTCAGGCAGGAGTAGGTGAAAAAAACGAAGGTGAACAACCTTCTAATGCAAACAAGGATGCAAAGGCTGACACAGAACCCTCAAATAAAGAGGTTCTTGAATCATCAAACAAGGAATCACATGATGTGGCAAACTTTGGGATTGTCACTGATGAAGATAGAGAAGCTGATCGTGAGGCTTTAGAAAAGATTTCAAAGATGATAGAGGAAAGGTTGAAGATTAGACCTTTGCCTGCACCATCTGCTCAGCTGACTGGTGATGGTTCTGTAAATTTAACTTCAGAACAACCTGTTAAAGCAAGGGATGgagactctgttgtggataccGAGAAGAATG AATctgctgaaaataaaaatgagaaagagacaaacaatgATAACAAACCAACCAGTGAACATGAAAGGACTGAAAGTCCTGATAGAAGGCATGATAGAAAAAGCAGAGAGAGGGACCGAGATAGGGAGCTAAAACGAGAAAAAGATAGAGAACTTGAAAGATATGAAAGAGAAGCAGAGCGGGAACGTGTTCGGAAAGAGAGGGAACAAAGACGAAGGGTTGAGGAGACTGAGCGTCAGTATGAAACATATTTGAAGGATTGGGAGTATAGAGAacgagagaaagagaaagagcgTCAGTAtgaaaaagagaaggagaaggaaaggGAACGTAAAAGGAGAAAGGAGATACTTTATGATGAAGAGGATGAGGATGAGGATTCTAGGAAGAGGTGGCGCAGAAGTGTGATAGAGGATAAGAGAAAGAAGAGGCTGCGTGAGAAGGAAGATGACCTGGTCGACCGacaaaaagaagaggaagaaattgCTGAGACCAAAAAGAAGGCCGAGGAGGAACAGAAGCAACAAAGAGATGCATTAAAGCTATTATCTGAGCATGTGGTAAATGCTGGTAAGGAAAATATGATTACTGAAGAGATTACTATTGAAGTTAAAAGCATCGTTGCTGAACAAGATACTGTAGCTGATTATCATCATGAATATCATATTG GTGACGGTGATTCAATAAATGTCATCAATGATGAATCAATAATAGCATCTGTTGCTACAACTGATGCACAGTCAGGTGGCAATGCTCCTACAAAGAAATTGGGGTTTGGTCTAGTTGGTTCAGGGAAAAGAACATCTGTCCGTTCTGTTTTCCATGAAGAGGATGATAATGAGGCCAAAAAAATGAGGCCATTGGTTCCAATTGATTACTCAACTGAAGAATTGCAGGCAGTTCAACCTACGGTTTCTGGGCCAACGCCACCAAATTTGGCTGCTGCTGCAGAATTTGCAAAGCGTATATCCAGTACAAATTTCAAGGAAGAGAAGCTGGATGGTGAACGGGATAGAAGTAGGCGTTCAAATGAGAAGTCTAACCACCGGGACAGGAGTGATGATGGCACTCACAACAGAGATGAAAACAAGGAGAGAATTCCTGGCCGTGACAGGGATCGAGATCATGGATCGGAGAAACTCAGGACTTCTGATAACAAGAGGCTTTTGGATGCAAAACAATTGATTGATATGATACCAAAGACGAAGGAGGAGTTGTTCTCATATGAGATAGACTGGGCAGTATATGATAAG CATCAATTACATGATAGAATGAGACCGTGGATTTCAAAGAAAATCCAAGAGTTTTTGGGGGAAGAAGAAACTACATTGATAGATTATATTGTTTCCAGTACACAAGAACATGTGAAAGCATCACAAATGCTTGAGCGACTTCAGATCATTTTGGATGAAGAGGCTGAAATGTTCGTTCTGAAGATGTGGAGGATGCTTATCTTTGAAATAAAGAAGGTAGAGTCAGGGCTAGCTTTGAGgtcaaaatcatga
- the LOC114380184 gene encoding RNA-binding protein 25-like isoform X1 yields MADFASSPATLPLNPQPSESAPDPLPQSATPPSSTPIATNPNPNPTLLPPPPALLFPAGTPPQVPGVLPPSFRPLAPQFSPVPSPNPAFQSPAVPPPGVTGAAVAVPPPQMQQMLSYQIQPGNPALRPFAPIPNGYAAAPTITPAGIPRYPPPYGTMVRPVFPARPPGAVNIPTISRPPVAGIPAVRPIIPPVVRPVVAPSVTPAEKPQNTVYIGKIAPTVENEFMLSLLQLCGTIKTWKRPQDLSTGTPTSFGFYEFESAEGVLRALRLLTKLNIDGQELKVNVNQAMKENLERYDKTKTENLKNKKTQAGVGEKNEGEQPSNANKDAKADTEPSNKEVLESSNKESHDVANFGIVTDEDREADREALEKISKMIEERLKIRPLPAPSAQLTGDGSVNLTSEQPVKARDGDSVVDTEKNESAENKNEKETNNDNKPTSEHERTESPDRRHDRKSRERDRDRELKREKDRELERYEREAERERVRKEREQRRRVEETERQYETYLKDWEYREREKEKERQYEKEKEKERERKRRKEILYDEEDEDEDSRKRWRRSVIEDKRKKRLREKEDDLVDRQKEEEEIAETKKKAEEEQKQQRDALKLLSEHVVNAGKENMITEEITIEVKSIVAEQDTVADYHHEYHIGDGDSINVINDESIIASVATTDAQSGGNAPTKKLGFGLVGSGKRTSVRSVFHEEDDNEAKKMRPLVPIDYSTEELQAVQPTVSGPTPPNLAAAAEFAKRISSTNFKEEKLDGERDRSRRSNEKSNHRDRSDDGTHNRDENKERIPGRDRDRDHGSEKLRTSDNKRLLDAKQLIDMIPKTKEELFSYEIDWAVYDKHQLHDRMRPWISKKIQEFLGEEETTLIDYIVSSTQEHVKASQMLERLQIILDEEAEMFVLKMWRMLIFEIKKVESGLALRSKS; encoded by the exons ATGGCGGATTTCGCTTCTTCCCCCGCAACCCTACCCCTCAATCCCCAACCCTCCGAATCCGCACCAGATCCACTCCCCCAATCCGCAACACCACCCTCATCCACGCCCATCGCCACAAACCCTAATCCCAATCCAACGCTTCTTCCTCCGCCGCCCGCTCTCCTCTTTCCGGCGGGCACTCCGCCGCAGGTCCCCGGCGTACTCCCTCCCTCATTCCGCCCGCTCGCTCCGCAATTCTCCCCCGTCCCCTCGCCCAACCCGGCCTTCCAAAGCCCTGCCGTTCCTCCGCCCGGCGTGACCGGCGCCGCCGTGGCAGTTCCGCCGCCGCAGATGCAGCAGATGCTTTCGTACCAGATTCAACCCGGTAATCCGGCCCTGCGGCCCTTCGCTCCGATCCCCAACGGTTACGCTGCAGCTCCGACCATAACTCCCGCGG GAATTCCTCGTTACCCCCCTCCTTATGGAACTATGGTTCGTCCTGTATTTCCTGCACGCCCTCCTGGAGCAGTTAACATACCTACAATATCACGCCCGCCTGTTGCAGGGATCCCTGCAGTTCGCCCAATTATTCCGCCTGTAGTCAGACCTGTGGTAGCCCCTAGTGTTACTCCAGCTGAGAAGCCTCAAAACACAGTTTACATTGGCAAGATTGCACCAACTGTGGAAAATGAGTTCATGCTCTCTCTCCTTCAA ttatgtgGAACTATCAAGACCTGGAAACGTCCTCAGGATTTATCAACTGGAACTCCTACAAGTTTTGGGTTTTATGAGTTTGAGTCTGCAGAAGGGGTTCTTCGTGCCTTGCGTCTCCTTACTAAACTGAATATTGATGGGCAAGAATTGAAG gtCAATGTGAATCAAGCTATGAAAGAAAATCTGGAGCGGTATGATAAGACAAAAACTGAGAACTTGAAGAACAAAAAAACTCAGGCAGGAGTAGGTGAAAAAAACGAAGGTGAACAACCTTCTAATGCAAACAAGGATGCAAAGGCTGACACAGAACCCTCAAATAAAGAGGTTCTTGAATCATCAAACAAGGAATCACATGATGTGGCAAACTTTGGGATTGTCACTGATGAAGATAGAGAAGCTGATCGTGAGGCTTTAGAAAAGATTTCAAAGATGATAGAGGAAAGGTTGAAGATTAGACCTTTGCCTGCACCATCTGCTCAGCTGACTGGTGATGGTTCTGTAAATTTAACTTCAGAACAACCTGTTAAAGCAAGGGATGgagactctgttgtggataccGAGAAGAATG AATctgctgaaaataaaaatgagaaagagacaaacaatgATAACAAACCAACCAGTGAACATGAAAGGACTGAAAGTCCTGATAGAAGGCATGATAGAAAAAGCAGAGAGAGGGACCGAGATAGGGAGCTAAAACGAGAAAAAGATAGAGAACTTGAAAGATATGAAAGAGAAGCAGAGCGGGAACGTGTTCGGAAAGAGAGGGAACAAAGACGAAGGGTTGAGGAGACTGAGCGTCAGTATGAAACATATTTGAAGGATTGGGAGTATAGAGAacgagagaaagagaaagagcgTCAGTAtgaaaaagagaaggagaaggaaaggGAACGTAAAAGGAGAAAGGAGATACTTTATGATGAAGAGGATGAGGATGAGGATTCTAGGAAGAGGTGGCGCAGAAGTGTGATAGAGGATAAGAGAAAGAAGAGGCTGCGTGAGAAGGAAGATGACCTGGTCGACCGacaaaaagaagaggaagaaattgCTGAGACCAAAAAGAAGGCCGAGGAGGAACAGAAGCAACAAAGAGATGCATTAAAGCTATTATCTGAGCATGTGGTAAATGCTGGTAAGGAAAATATGATTACTGAAGAGATTACTATTGAAGTTAAAAGCATCGTTGCTGAACAAGATACTGTAGCTGATTATCATCATGAATATCATATTG GTGACGGTGATTCAATAAATGTCATCAATGATGAATCAATAATAGCATCTGTTGCTACAACTGATGCACAGTCAGGTGGCAATGCTCCTACAAAGAAATTGGGGTTTGGTCTAGTTGGTTCAGGGAAAAGAACATCTGTCCGTTCTGTTTTCCATGAAGAGGATGATAATGAGGCCAAAAAAATGAGGCCATTGGTTCCAATTGATTACTCAACTGAAGAATTGCAGGCAGTTCAACCTACGGTTTCTGGGCCAACGCCACCAAATTTGGCTGCTGCTGCAGAATTTGCAAAGCGTATATCCAGTACAAATTTCAAGGAAGAGAAGCTGGATGGTGAACGGGATAGAAGTAGGCGTTCAAATGAGAAGTCTAACCACCGGGACAGGAGTGATGATGGCACTCACAACAGAGATGAAAACAAGGAGAGAATTCCTGGCCGTGACAGGGATCGAGATCATGGATCGGAGAAACTCAGGACTTCTGATAACAAGAGGCTTTTGGATGCAAAACAATTGATTGATATGATACCAAAGACGAAGGAGGAGTTGTTCTCATATGAGATAGACTGGGCAGTATATGATAAG CATCAATTACATGATAGAATGAGACCGTGGATTTCAAAGAAAATCCAAGAGTTTTTGGGGGAAGAAGAAACTACATTGATAGATTATATTGTTTCCAGTACACAAGAACATGTGAAAGCATCACAAATGCTTGAGCGACTTCAGATCATTTTGGATGAAGAGGCTGAAATGTTCGTTCTGAAGATGTGGAGGATGCTTATCTTTGAAATAAAGAAGGTAGAGTCAGGGCTAGCTTTGAGgtcaaaatcatga
- the LOC114380173 gene encoding U-box domain-containing protein 19-like, translated as MKTKQNIDSRIQNTKLQHVPFSMIRNTNRSDRRVLTSPVVHPCDNIALSTLLPSLITLSNAISNFQHSSFPCNKRNARIAIRLTRLLQPFLHEIRDHHSGLADPATLSLSELHLTFQKLLFLLEDLTRKGAKLYMLMESDRVATQFRVISRSVATALDVFPFGSVEISEETKEHVLLLNEQARRARLEFEQEDKRVVVSVVSGLTRFENRVPPGEGDLKWVLEYIGVKKWSECNKEVKFLEGEIGFECLKNEEKGKMVFLSSLMGFMSYCRCVVIEDVDCEESNKKINVRESSVESEVSLSLTFLNSDDFRCPISLELMSDPVTIETGHTYDRSSILKWFSSGNLMCPKTGKRLSSTEMVPNLVLRRLIQQHCYTNGISIPFVDSSHRNREITRTVEPGSVAAEGAMRMLASFLNGMIENGSGEEKNRGAFEIRLLSKTSIFSRSCLVEAGLAPLLLKLLSSSDSLTQENAAAALLNLSKCAKSRSVMVEKWGLELIIDVLRKGLKIEASQHVAAVLFYLSAEYGNLIGEEPEAIPSLIRLIKDGSYRSKKNGLVAIFGLLKHPENHRRVLEGGAVSSLVDILKGCEKEDLITDSLAILATLAERSEGMLAILHGEALHVAVEILSCSTSRVGKEHCVALLLSLSLHGGEDVVAYLVKRTSLMGSLYSQLSEGTSRASKKASALIRVLHDFYERRSSGFKASVIPQEQFIHVR; from the coding sequence atgaaaacaaaacaaaacatagaTAGTAGAATCCAAAACACTAAACTCCAACACGTACCTTTTTCCATGATCCGAAACACAAACAGGTCGGATCGCCGGGTACTAACCTCCCCGGTGGTTCACCCATGCGATAACATCGCTCTCTCTACCCTTCTCCCTTCCCTCATCACTCTCTCCAACGCCATTTCCAATTTCCAACACAGTTCCTTCCCTTGCAACAAGCGAAACGCGAGAATCGCGATTCGCTTGACCCGGCTTCTCCAACCCTTCCTTCACGAGATCCGAGACCATCATTCGGGTCTTGCAGACCCGGCAACCCTGAGCCTCTCGGAGCTTCATTTAACCTTCCAGAAGCTTCTTTTCCTTCTTGAAGATCTCACACGTAAAGGTGCCAAGCTTTACATGTTAATGGAATCGGATCGAGTCGCAACTCAGTTTCGGGTCATATCCAGATCCGTGGCCACAGCTTTGGACGTTTTTCCTTTCGGTTCTGTGGAGATCTCTGAGGAAACTAAAGAGCATGTTTTGTTGCTGAACGAGCAAGCAAGGAGGGCAAGGCTTGAATTTGAGCAAGAAGATAAACGGGTTGTGGTGAGTGTTGTGTCGGGTTTGACCCGATTTGAGAACCGGGTTCCCCCGGGTGAGGGTGATTTGAAGTGGGTTCTTGAGTATATTGGGGTTAAAAAGTGGAGTGAGTGCAACAAAGAGGTTAAGTTTTTGGAGGGTGAAATTGGGTTTGAGTGCTTGAAGAATGAGGAGAAGGGGAAGATGGTTTTTTTGAGTAGTTTGATGGGGTTCATGAGTTATTGTAGATGTGTGGTGATCGAGGATGTTGATTGTGAAGAgagtaacaaaaaaattaatgtaagagAAAGTAGTGTTGAGAGTGAGGTGAGTCTgagtttgacttttcttaacTCGGATGATTTTAGATGTCCAATCTCTTTGGAGTTGATGAGTGATCCTGTGACTATAGAGACAGGTCACACTTATGATCGTTCTTCGATTCTGAAGTGGTTTAGTAGTGGGAATTTGATGTGTCCCAAGACGGGTAAAAGGCTTAGCAGCACTGAAATGGTTCCAAATTTGGTGCTTAGAAGGTTGATTCAACAACATTGCTATACGAATGGCATAAGCATTCCCTTTGTTGATTCGAGTCATAGGAATCGTGAAATTACTAGGACAGTGGAGCCAGGGAGTGTGGCAGCAGAGGGAGCAATGAGAATGTTGGCTAGTTTTCTGAATGGAATGATTGAGAATGGAAGTGGAGAAGAGAAGAATAGAGGTGCTTTTGAGATAAGGCTTCTTTCCAAGACAAGCATTTTTAGTAGATCTTGTTTGGTGGAAGCTGGTTTGGCTCCTCTTCTGTTGAAGTTGTTGTCATCGAGTGATTCGTTGACTCAAGAGAATGCTGCTGCAGCCCTTCTCAACCTCTCAAAATGTGCAAAGAGTAGAAGTGTGATGGTTGAGAAATGGGGTTTGGAATTGATCATTGATGTCTTAAGGAAGGGGCTGAAGATTGAAGCTAGCCAGCATGTTGCTGCTGTGTTGTTTTACCTTAGTGCCGAGTATGGAAACTTGATAGGTGAAGAGCCAGAAGCAATACCATCATTGATAAGGCTAATCAAAGACGGCTCTTATCGAAGCAAGAAAAATGGGTTGGTTGCAATTTTCGGCCTTCTTAAGCACCCGGAAAACCATAGGAGGGTGCTAGAAGGTGGAGCAGTTTCTTCGCTAGTTGACATCTTAAAAGGGTGTGAAAAGGAAGACCTTATCACAGACTCGCTCGCAATTCTAGCAACTCTGGCAGAGAGGAGTGAGGGGATGTTAGCAATCCTTCACGGAGAGGCTTTGCATGTAGCTGTTGAAATTTTGAGTTGTTCTACTTCAAGGGTGGGAAAGGAGCACTGTGTGGCTTTGTTGCTTTCTTTGTCACTACATGGTGGAGAAGATGTGGTTGCTTATTTAGTGAAGAGAACTTCTCTAATGGGATCTTTGTATTCCCAACTCAGTGAAGGCACATCGAGAGCAAGCAAGAAAGCCAGTGCTCTCATCAGAGTCCTCCATGATTTTTATGAAAGGAGGTCCTCTGGTTTCAAGGCTTCAGTTATTCCACAAGAACAGTTCATTCATGTTCGGTAA